In one Natronosalvus amylolyticus genomic region, the following are encoded:
- a CDS encoding DUF6498-containing protein: MSDGEENTDGPPRHVQLAFFGLIVVNIFPLVGVFVAGWSVGALLLLYWFETAIVGLTTAVQMRFAGGPLEDADTTQSAAVIDASSRRRSRNRREAGGFLLQHFGFWVAHGLVLWLFFLVPEWTAVTASLESWFWLALGAFTLNYLFTTGHEYVFLGAYRTAVPDDVIGYAYRRLWFMHLVVTLGVVFVVLLHSTLPGLIVLVLLKLGADLREFVIEHRPERRPQPA, from the coding sequence GTGAGTGATGGTGAAGAAAACACTGATGGTCCTCCACGGCACGTTCAGCTAGCCTTTTTCGGCCTCATCGTCGTGAATATCTTTCCGCTCGTCGGCGTGTTCGTCGCCGGGTGGAGTGTCGGCGCACTCCTCTTGCTCTACTGGTTCGAGACCGCTATCGTCGGTCTGACGACGGCCGTACAGATGCGATTTGCCGGTGGGCCACTCGAGGATGCTGATACCACCCAATCGGCAGCGGTGATCGACGCCTCGAGCCGTCGGCGCTCGCGAAATCGACGTGAAGCCGGCGGCTTTCTCCTTCAACACTTTGGCTTCTGGGTCGCCCACGGTCTGGTGCTCTGGCTGTTTTTCCTGGTTCCCGAGTGGACAGCCGTGACCGCTTCCCTCGAGTCGTGGTTCTGGCTCGCACTCGGGGCATTCACGCTCAATTATCTGTTCACGACCGGCCACGAGTACGTCTTCCTCGGGGCGTATCGAACGGCTGTCCCCGATGACGTTATCGGGTACGCCTATCGTCGCCTCTGGTTCATGCACCTGGTCGTGACGCTTGGCGTCGTGTTCGTCGTCCTGTTGCACTCGACGCTCCCAGGATTGATCGTGCTGGTACTGTTAAAACTCGGTGCCGACCTCCGGGAGTTCGTCATCGAACATCGACCCGAACGGCGGCCACAGCCAGCCTGA